In the genome of Pontibacter actiniarum, the window ACAGGAGCTGGCACAGTACCCACTAGCAAGCCTGTTGCCACAACAGTAAAGGGAGGTGCTGCGGCCGTAGACGAAGCAGGTGTCATAAGTATGCTATCGGGTAAAGCCTCCTCATTGCGGGCATCCTAAACGTTTACCAAACCGGTACCTCTGCAGATGTCAGCTGTACGTAAAGCTCACCTATATACAGGATATCCTTAGCACAGGCAACAGCAACTGCCGCAGCCACGGTTAGCCACTGTGCCGAAATTTGCATCTGTGCTTAGTTTTACTACATTTGCTATGTAAATCAATCCCACCCAGAGACATGAAAAAAACAGTTTTCCTGGTAGCCATGGCAGCAGCCTGCTACAGCTGCCAGCAATCCACCCCACCTACCGTAACCGAAGCGGTAGCAGCTAGCACCAGCACCACGACTGGCGCTTCCTTTGGAGCGACCTTTGCCGAAGAGAATACCATCTCTGTCGGGCAGTTGGCTGATGCCGTGGCGGGCAAAGATTCAGTGCAAGCCACTGTGGCTGCCGAGGTGCAGGAAAGCTGCCAAGCCAAAGGCTGTTGGATGGATGTAAGGCTGGCGGATGGGAACAGCATGAAAGTAACCTTCCGGGACTACGGCTTCTTCCTACCTGTGGAAGACCTGAAAGGGAGGCAGGTAGTCTTCACCGGCACTGCCAAACGGGAAGTGATCTCTGTAGAAGACCAACGCCACTATGCGCAGGATGCAGGCAAACCAGAAGCCGAGATTGCTGCCATTACCGCACCAAATGAGGAACTGCGGTTCGTAGCAGATGGTGTAATTCTGAAATAGATTTCCAGATTTGACCCTATATAAGAAGAGGCTACCGTTGAAAGTAGCCTCCTCTTATATAGTAGTTATACTTTAATCAAAACACCTTTTATAACTGGTAAACATATAGCTAGTTAAAAAAATAAGGACTCACATTCTGTACAAGCTTCTTCCTGCCCAAAAGCAACATTCTTTAAAAGTTGAGGGATGAATGGTCACCACGAGGAGGAGGAGCAAGACTCGCAGGAGCACCCTGCCTGCCCCTCTTCAGCCGCTGCCGTGTACCTTCTGTTATTTTCCTGATTTGTACCACCTGCTCCTGCTTCCTTTTTCGTATCTTGCAGGGTTCAAGCACAACCACCAGCTTCAAAACCCAGATGAACAACAACTTTAACGGCGACTACATGCATGGCTCCATCTTCGTTTTTCTGAAGCGCTTTGTGGAGAACTCATACGACTTTAGTACCTGGATCAGGCTATCGGAGGAAACGGGCATCAACCGCACGATGTACCAGATGAATGAGATGTACCCTGTGCAGGAGCTAACGGCTGTAGTAGAGGCCCTCTCTACACTTTCAGGCAAAGACAAATACCAGGTGCTGGAGGAGTTCGGCACTTTTCTCGTTACGGACCTGCTGCTCATTTTTAAGAAGTTCGTAGATCCGAGCTGGGGTACCTTTGAGATGATACAGTACACCGAGCAGTACCTACACGGTGCCGTCCGCCGACAGGATGAGCGTACAAACCCACCAAGGCTTTTCGTCACGAAGGTGAACAAGAACCTGCTCGTGGTTGACTATTACTCCAAGCGCCGCATGGCCAGCATTGCCGTAGGCATCATCAAAGGTATAACCATTTACTTTAACGAAGCGGCAGATTACAAAGTATGGCCAGTAACAGACCTGGAGGCGGAGCGCGTGCAGATACGCCTGGAGCGGCTGCAGGAAACGCCCCAACAGCAGGCGTAGCTTAGCTGCGCAGAAAATCCAGGAGGTACCGGTTATACTTTTCCGCAGCATCGTGGTGCACCCAGTGCCCTGCCTCGTGCAGGAGCATAAGCTCCCCGTTTTGGAGGTAAGCCATACTTTGTTTAGCCATTTCTGCGCGAAGGTAAGGGTCCTGTTCTCCCCAGATAATACGCGTAGGCACGTTCACCATTGCTTTACCGGCTGATGCCGTAGCAGCACCACGCCCTGCGGCACGGTACCAGTTCAGCATGCTTGTGAGGGCCCCGGGCTGTGACCATGCCTGCTTTAGCCGCGCCCCCTGCACCTCTCTCAAGTTGCTGGGCATCTGCTTCATCAGCAACTCCGGTTCAAGTGCGGCAAGAAGCTTTTCGGGCAGCCAGGGCAACTGGAAAAAGAGCGCATAACTGCTGCGCAGCATCTGCCCCGGCTGCCGCCGCAGGTTATGCCGCATCACCTGCGGGTGCGGCACATTAGAGATTACCAGCTTACGCACCCGCTGCGGGTACAGCAGCGCCAGCCGCCAGGCAACAGCTGCCCCAAAGTCATGCCCAACCAGGTGGAACCGCTCCAGGCCCAGCCCATCCGCGAGGCGCAGGATATCCCCGGTCAGTTTGTCCTGGGTGTAGTTCTCGACACCGGGTGGTTTGGAGCTGAGGTTGTAGCCGCGCTGGTCAGGAGCAACAGCATAATAGCCCTGCCCGGCAAGCACCTGTAATTGCTCTTCCCAGGTAAACCAGGCATCCGGAAAACCGTGCAGCAGTATGACCGCCTCACCCGTACTGGGCCCGGCCACGGCAGTGTGCAGCTGCAAATCCCCTACCGGCACGTATCGTTGCTTTATTTCCATCACAAATCCTGTTAAGTCTTCTGTGTTTAACGCGCGACGGCCCTACTCCTACTCCTCCGTCAAACCAACAACTTAAAAAAAGGAGCTCCAGAGGGATAAAACTGCCTATAGTCGTCTAGTTTATAGTAAGGCCTTCTGGCGTTTCGGCAGCAGCTGCTGCCTATACTTATACTTCTATATCTTATAGCCTATGCACTGTAAAAAGTTACTACTCCTTTTTTTCCTCCTCAGCTTTATAACCTCCACTGCCTTTGCACAGCAGGAGAAGTTGCGTGTAGAACCCAGTTTTTGGTGGACAGACATGAAAAACCCCGACCTGCAACTAATGCTGCACGGTCAGAATATCTCTCACCTACAACCTGAACTAAAACACCCGGGTGTGAAGGTGAAGGCTGTGACCAAAGTAAAAAACCCCAACTACCTCTTCGTGACCCTGAACATAGAAAACGCCAAGCCCGGCAAGTCTGACCTGAAACTGAAGCGGGATGGGAAAACGGTGGAGCGCTATACGTATGAACTACGGAAGCGCGACCCGAAGTCGGCCACCCGGCAGGGCTTTGATACTTCTGACGTGCTCTACCTCATTACACCGGACCGCTTTGCCAATGGCAACCCGAAAAACGACTCGGTAAAGGGGATGGATGACAAGCTTAACCGCTCAGACAAAGGGGGCCGCCACGGGGGGGATATTTCCGGGCTGATAGACCACCTCGACTATGTGGATGAGATGGGCTTTACGGCACTGTGGGTAAATCCTGTGCTGGAAAACGACCAGCCGTCCTACTCCTACCACGGCTACTCCACCACAGACTTTTACAAAGTTGACCCTCGTTTCGGCTCTAACGAAGAATACCTACAGCTCTCCAGCCTGGCCAAAGAACGTGGAATTAAACTGGTGATGGACATGATCCTGAACCACTGCGGCTCAGCGCACTGGTGGATGGACGACCTACCAACTGATAACTGGCTTAACTTCCAGGGAGACTTTAAAACCACGAATCACCGCCGCGAAGCCATCCAAGACCCCCACGCCTCTGCCTATGATTACCGAATGCATACAGAGGGCTGGTTCGTAGAGTCGATGCCGGACCTGAACCAGGAAAACGAGCTCCTGGCCAACTACCTGATCCAAAACACGATCTGGTGGATAGAATACGCCGGGCTGGGAGGCATACGCATGGACACCTACTCCTACCCTGACCCGCAGTTTATGAGCGAGTGGACCCACCGTGTCATGGAGGAGTACCCCAACTTCAACATCGTGGGCGAAGAGTGGTCGGTGAACCCGGCCATTGTGTCTTACTGGCAGCGGGGCAAGCAGAACTGGAACGGTTACGTTTCGTACCTGCCCAGCCTGATGGACTTTCCGGTGCAAAATGCCCTGGCCGAGTCGCTGAAAGACGATGAAAGCAGCTGGGAATCCGGCTGGATGAAACTCTACACCATGCTCGTCAACGATTTCCTGTACCCGGACCCGAACAACCTGGTGGTGTTCCCCGACAACCACGACATGGACCGCATCTACACGCAACTAAACCAGGACCCGGAGCTGACAAAGCTTGCCGTAACCTATGTGCTGACTACACGTGGCATTCCGCAGCTATACTATGGCACCGAGATACTGATGCACAACGACGAACCCGATGATCACGGCATTATCCGGACGGACTTCCCCGGGGGCTGGGCCGGTGATAAGCGTAATGCTTTTACAGGCACGGGCCTTACCCGGGAAGAGCAGGACATGCATCAGTTCACAAAAAGGCTGCTGAACTGGCGCAAGAACGCGGAGGTGATCCACACAGGCAAGTTAACGCACTACGCTCCCATGAAAGGCGTGTATGTGTACTTCCGCGACAACGGGAAAGAGCGCGTGATGGTCGTGCTCAACAAAAACACGGAGCCGTATGAGCTGGAGCTGGAGAAGTTCTCCCCGCAGCTAAGCGGACTAACCCAAGGCACGGATGTGATCACAGGTAAAACCTATGACCTGAACCAGCCGACTCTGGCACTGCCCCAGAAGGCCTCCCTGGTGCTGGAGCTGAAGTAAAAATACAGGCAGCAGTGGCGCCCCTTAAAAGACGGGCGGGCGCCACTGCTTTTTAGTGCCACAGCAGCTCACCAGGCACGGCAAGCGAAATAGAGCCTGTGTAGGGGCTAAGAGGCCTCAAGCACAGAGGGCCTGCTATCCTTCCGCTACATTTGTGCGTAAGCCATACGTAACTACTTAAATCAAGCCAACCAACCTTAAACCAACCAGACCTTCATGAGTGATTTTTTGGATAGAGTCTATCTGCACAATTCTGTACAAACCTACCTGATCGCCCTGGGTTTCATCTTAGTGGGCTTCCTGGTCATCAGTTTCTTTAAGAAAAGCGTGCTCACGCGCATTGCACGCCTCACCCAGAAAACAAGCACCAGCATCGACAACTTTCTGGTAGAAAGCCTTGCCCGCTTTGGCGTTCCGGCGCTCTACATTTACGTGGTGTACCTGGGGCTCAACTACCTGGTGCTTTCGGAGCGCGTGTCAAACATCATCGAGTTCGCCACTATCGTGGCCGTCACCATACTTGTGATCAGGCTGCTGTCCTCTACCATCCTGCTCGTGCTGCGCGGCTACATTCACCGCCAGGAGAACGGGGAGGAAAAGGTAAAGCAACTGGGCGGGGTAATGCTCATCATCAACATCATGATCTGGGGCCTCGGGTTCCTGACATTGCTCGACAACCTGGGCTATGATGTCACAACTGTGGTTGCCGGACTAGGTATCGGTGGTATTGCCGTGGCCTTGGCCGCACAAAACATACTCGGTGACCTGTTCAACTACTTCGTGATATTCTTTGACCGCCCCTTCGAAATCGGTGACTTTATTATTATTGATGATAAGATGGGCGTGGTGGAGAATATCGGCATCAAGACCACCCGCCTGAAAAGCCTTTCGGGGGAGCAGCTTGTTTTTTCCAATTCCGACCTTACCAACTCGCGCATCCACAACTATAAGCAGATGCAACAGCGCCGCGTGCTCTTTAAAATCGGCGTGATTTATCAAACCCCATACGAGCAGGTACAGGCCATTCCAAGGCTGCTGCGCCAGATTGTGGAAGAACAGGAGCCGGTGCGGTTCGACCGTGCCCACTTCTCCTCCTATGGCGACTCCAGCCTTGACTTTGAGGTGGTGTACTACGTGCTATCTTCTGAGTACAACACGTATATGGATGTGCAGCAGCAAATTAACATGCGCATCTTTCAGGAATTCAGTAAGCGGGGCATTGATTTTGCCTATCCTACCCGTACACTTTTTGTCGTAAACGAAGAACAGGGAAGTGAAAACCACCAGCCCGTCAGGGCGCTGTAACGCGTACACTTCTGGGATTAGCATATGTTTGGGCGCTCTTACAAAAAGGGCGCCCAATTGCTTTCCGCAGGACTTAGAACTCCTTCAGTTTGAATAGCAGGAAAGAAGGGCAGGTACAGACCCGGTGCTACACGCCCCGTGGCATCAGCGGCTAAGCAGTAAGGCTTTTAAGAGAAGGTGTGTTGTGTCCGTTTGAACACACATAAATAGAACTTAGCGACCGTGGATGGGCACTGCATACCGGGAGCAGGAAAAGGTCAGTTATACTTAAAACTCCCGCATTAGAAGCATATACGCACGGTTTTGGTAGCACAAGCCCCCCTAGGTCCACTGCTAGAGCTGGGCCATCCCATAAAAACCAGACCGTCTCCGAATGCCATTAGAAGAGGACAGGCTTAGGTCGGAAGCACGACTGGTTGCTTCTTTTTCAGGCTGATCAGGCAGGGGTAAGAGCCCCGCTTTAGTCGGACCGGCTGATGAGCATCAGCAGTTGGCACAAGATATATAAACATTGCTTCTCCATGCGGCACAGCCTTCAGTTATTTCGCTTATTTGTTCAAATAAATAGAAATGTAGTACCAATTGCCATACCTACGCGTAGGTATATTTAAACCAGCAGTAGTAAAGTTTGTAAACAAGAATGTAGATTCGTTTGTATAAATATAACATAACTAACATTTATTACCAGTAAATGCAGGAATTTGAGGCCGAAATGCAAGAACTGCAACAGCACAGAATGGCGTGGGTAGAGCATTTGCTGAAAAACACCAAAGACATGGATGCGGTGTGTGACCTGATGCCCGGCATT includes:
- a CDS encoding DUF4920 domain-containing protein, whose amino-acid sequence is MKKTVFLVAMAAACYSCQQSTPPTVTEAVAASTSTTTGASFGATFAEENTISVGQLADAVAGKDSVQATVAAEVQESCQAKGCWMDVRLADGNSMKVTFRDYGFFLPVEDLKGRQVVFTGTAKREVISVEDQRHYAQDAGKPEAEIAAITAPNEELRFVADGVILK
- a CDS encoding heme NO-binding domain-containing protein, whose translation is MNNNFNGDYMHGSIFVFLKRFVENSYDFSTWIRLSEETGINRTMYQMNEMYPVQELTAVVEALSTLSGKDKYQVLEEFGTFLVTDLLLIFKKFVDPSWGTFEMIQYTEQYLHGAVRRQDERTNPPRLFVTKVNKNLLVVDYYSKRRMASIAVGIIKGITIYFNEAADYKVWPVTDLEAERVQIRLERLQETPQQQA
- a CDS encoding alpha/beta fold hydrolase is translated as MEIKQRYVPVGDLQLHTAVAGPSTGEAVILLHGFPDAWFTWEEQLQVLAGQGYYAVAPDQRGYNLSSKPPGVENYTQDKLTGDILRLADGLGLERFHLVGHDFGAAVAWRLALLYPQRVRKLVISNVPHPQVMRHNLRRQPGQMLRSSYALFFQLPWLPEKLLAALEPELLMKQMPSNLREVQGARLKQAWSQPGALTSMLNWYRAAGRGAATASAGKAMVNVPTRIIWGEQDPYLRAEMAKQSMAYLQNGELMLLHEAGHWVHHDAAEKYNRYLLDFLRS
- a CDS encoding glycoside hydrolase family 13 protein → MHCKKLLLLFFLLSFITSTAFAQQEKLRVEPSFWWTDMKNPDLQLMLHGQNISHLQPELKHPGVKVKAVTKVKNPNYLFVTLNIENAKPGKSDLKLKRDGKTVERYTYELRKRDPKSATRQGFDTSDVLYLITPDRFANGNPKNDSVKGMDDKLNRSDKGGRHGGDISGLIDHLDYVDEMGFTALWVNPVLENDQPSYSYHGYSTTDFYKVDPRFGSNEEYLQLSSLAKERGIKLVMDMILNHCGSAHWWMDDLPTDNWLNFQGDFKTTNHRREAIQDPHASAYDYRMHTEGWFVESMPDLNQENELLANYLIQNTIWWIEYAGLGGIRMDTYSYPDPQFMSEWTHRVMEEYPNFNIVGEEWSVNPAIVSYWQRGKQNWNGYVSYLPSLMDFPVQNALAESLKDDESSWESGWMKLYTMLVNDFLYPDPNNLVVFPDNHDMDRIYTQLNQDPELTKLAVTYVLTTRGIPQLYYGTEILMHNDEPDDHGIIRTDFPGGWAGDKRNAFTGTGLTREEQDMHQFTKRLLNWRKNAEVIHTGKLTHYAPMKGVYVYFRDNGKERVMVVLNKNTEPYELELEKFSPQLSGLTQGTDVITGKTYDLNQPTLALPQKASLVLELK
- a CDS encoding mechanosensitive ion channel family protein; amino-acid sequence: MSDFLDRVYLHNSVQTYLIALGFILVGFLVISFFKKSVLTRIARLTQKTSTSIDNFLVESLARFGVPALYIYVVYLGLNYLVLSERVSNIIEFATIVAVTILVIRLLSSTILLVLRGYIHRQENGEEKVKQLGGVMLIINIMIWGLGFLTLLDNLGYDVTTVVAGLGIGGIAVALAAQNILGDLFNYFVIFFDRPFEIGDFIIIDDKMGVVENIGIKTTRLKSLSGEQLVFSNSDLTNSRIHNYKQMQQRRVLFKIGVIYQTPYEQVQAIPRLLRQIVEEQEPVRFDRAHFSSYGDSSLDFEVVYYVLSSEYNTYMDVQQQINMRIFQEFSKRGIDFAYPTRTLFVVNEEQGSENHQPVRAL